The DNA segment AATATGAATTTTACCCTTGAGATCATTAATACAGATGGAGACGGCAGGCAACACTTTTTTAGTTATCTTGCCCGTAGTTGGTTTGATAGTTAGTCGTTCTCTGACCAATATAACACTGTTATTATAGCCACAATTTCTTTTTTGGTAGGTGTTATAACAGCATATCTTACGGGTTACTGTTTTGTCAGAGAAGATTACTTTTTGGGTAATACAGGTCTCAGGCAGCTTCCATCCTGCAGGTGGATTAGGTGGTATATCGTTGGTGCCACGTATTAGGCATGGGAGAGAATCGGGGTCTCTATTTGGATCATCCCCAAGCGGCTCAATATCTTGAGGAAGCGGCTCGAGAAGGCGGTCTAACGTTTTTCCAGGTTCAATAACTGGCACTTTGCCTTCTGGCGTTGTAACAAGTGCATTGAGGGCGCGGTGGCAGGTTAGTTCACAGGGAACGTCAGTATTATTGGTGATGCGAGATAGGTAAACATCGATGCTGTAACATGAGAATGGAATGAATAGTAGTGCCAATTTTATTTTCATGTGAGGACTCCTTTGTTGAGTACTGTACAGGTGTGATGGCACGTGTGGCAATGGTTTTAATGTGACCAGATTAGGTACGCAATAATGGAACCTGCAATCGCTGCATTCAAGCTTTCTGCAGGACCAGGCATAGGGAGTGTTATGTGCACATCAGAGCTCTCCTTGATTTCAGATGTGAGTCCATGTGCTTCACTGCCAATGACAAGAAGCGCCTCGTCAGCATTGATGACTTTCGGCTCCGCGCCACCAGAGATGACGGTTGCGGCAAGTTGTAGCGAGCCTTTGTGTGTAAGTACATCGTGCCATGACCACCGGAAGATACGAAGGGAGGTAATAGTGCCGGCACTTGCCTGAACTACTTTTGGATTATATGGATCAACACCACCTATCAGTACAATTGATGAACGGTTCAAAGCAACACTGGTGCGTATAAGTGTTCCCATGTTTCCAGGATCAGAAATATTGGCCAAGATGAGGCCTGAAGATAAAACATCTGGCTTGGGGTGTGGGGGAATAACAAACGTGGCAAGAAGGCCGCTTGGTGTTGTTGCCGATGAGATTTTTTCCATAACATGATCACTTACAAGAATGATCTTGGAATCCCCAGTCATTTTTTGTGCATGAATTAACATTGCATGTGTGCTGTACAGGGTGTGAAGTTCTGTTCCTGCCGTGAGGATCGTTTTGATGGTGCGCGTGCCTTCAGCAAGAAAGAGGTTTTGGTTATACCTTTCTTTTACTGAGGTAAGCCTGGTAACGGTTTTTATATTCTCATTGTGGACTGAGGTTATCTCGTTCATTTAGATCTCGTCGTTTAGAATATTTTGACGATACTCTGACATAAGTGTGACCATAAAGTGAAGGTTATGAATGGTTGCCAGAATATACCCGGTCATTTCCTTTGCCTTGAATAAGTGATGCAGATATGCACGTGTGTAATGAGTACATGTGTGACATGCGCATGCTGGATCAACGGGTTCAAAAGCAGTTTTATTTGTTGTGTTGAGAATTTTTATGTTACCGCGTTTGGTAAACAATAGTCCGTGTCGTGCACAACGCGTTGGATGTGAGCTGTCGAATGTATCGATGCCGAGTTTGACAATCGGATGAATGGATTCTAGGTCACCAATTCCGAGAAGATGATTGGGTTTATTTTGCGGCATATGTGGCATCAAAAATGTGAGAAGCTCAACCATTTCTTCACGATTTTTCCCAATGCTTCCTCCGATAGCGTAGCCATCAAACGGCAATGTTTTGAGATAGTCGATACTTTTTTTGCGGAGATTTTGATCAATCCCTCCGTGGACAACAGCGTACATTGCTTGATTGTTTGGATTTTTCATATGTTCGTCTAGTGAGCGTTTTTCCCAGCGATGTGTGCGTTCTACTGATGATTCTAACTTTTTGGGATCGATATGATATGGTGGTAGCTCGTCGAGCGGGATAATGATATCAGCCCCTAGATCTTTTTGTGCACGTACTGATGATTCGGGCGTGAGAAGAACCCTCGTTCCGTCTCGATACGATCTAAAAAGAACACCGTCATCGGTGATCTTGAGGACCGAACCGTCATGCTTCTTTTTACCCTTGCTCTTGAGTTCGTCCTTAACGGTTCCATATGCCAAGCTGAACACTTGGAAACCACCAGAATCAGTTATGAGCGGCATATTTCGGTTCATGAACGAGTGCAATCCGCCGGCTTGTTTGATGACTTTGGTTCCTGGTTGGAGCATGAGGTGGTATGTGTTGCAGAACATGAGTTGGAGCCCAATATCCTCGACTGTTTTGCTATCAAGTGCTTTGAGGGTGGCGTTCGTGCCAACCGCGACAAACGAAGGGGTCTCAATGACTCCATGTGGTGTGTAGATGCGCCCAACACGTGCACGTGACTTTCTTGATTGATGAATGATCTCGAATTTGAACTGCTGTGACATGATGCCTTAACGAGGTTGGAAATATTTGGTCAGTCCTACAAATGGTGTTGCTATAGCAATCACACTCAATTTGATAGCGTAACTGACGATCATGATGTGCGCAAGCGAGTGCACGACGCCATAAAGCCCCAATATGCTGAATAAGATTGTGTCAACTAGCTGGGTTGCTGAGATGCTCAGATAGTTGCGTGTGACTAGGGATGCAAAAGGAAGTTTATACTTGAGAATCGCATATAAGCGAGTGTCGAGATAAAGGACGATCAGGTAGGTGACCAATGATGCGATTACAATCCGTGGCATGACACCAAGTATGGCAGTAAAATGAGGATGCTGCGTATCAACTGAAGCAGGCGTATAGGCGAGGTGGATCATGCTTAGCAGCATGGTTACAAGTGAGGTGAAGAAGGTTACCCAAATGGTCCGTTGTGCCGTGGCACGATCGTAAAACTCTTGGATCAGGTTAATGCCGAGTGTGATACCGACAACAAAAGCATCAGTTGGTGTCACGGTTAGACCAAAGAGGGTGATTTGCTTAGTTACAAAGAGATTCATGAGTACTGCGAAGATACACATGAGTCCTATCAGCGCCTGTAGGCCGATGCGGTTTGCGACGATCAATGTGGCGCTGATCATCGTGATATGTAATAGAAAAATTAATTCATTCATAAGAGATCAATTCATTTTTAGGATAGTGTAGATTCTTTTAGGGAGATTATTATTTGCACCTTAATATAAAACAGCATCGTTATACCTCTTTTCTTATGTATGTAATTTCTGAGCGAGAATTGTATGAATCAATGCTTCTTCTAATTCTTCTTGACGAGCTTCTCTAGTGCGACGATTTCGAGTAGCAAAGTAATTTCTGGCTGCGGCATATGATAAACCCAACATTGCCACTCCTGCGAGAGGGAGACCGATATCAATTGCAGTGATATTAAGGCAAGAGGATCCAGCACAACTAAGTAGATGTAATAAATTATCACCTCCCATAAAAAGAGCCAGAGCTCCAAGTGGAGAACATATGCAGATATTTGCCCAGCAACCAGCTTGTTCTTCATCAAGATCTTTTTTAAGACTAGCTTCTCTATATTGAGTATTTCTTTTTAGGACTCGTGCTGCCGTTTCTAATATGATCTCTCGTGATGGAGGATTGTCTGCCGCCTGGGGAGGCCTATCCATACAAAATGAGGGTTTGATAGATAGCAAAATGATTATAAATATTGATCCATATAAGCAAGGGTTGCTCCAGCTTGAATAATTAGACTTTCTTTGATTGGAAAGCGGTCCCTTTTTGGATTGTTTGAGCGTCATACTTTTCCTTATCGTTATATTTTTATTTGAAAAAATGAGAGTAGCTCATTTGATTTATAGCAATGGATATTTGCTAAAACCAACAAGTTGACATTCCGGTTGTGGAATGATTCCGTATGCGTCAAATACTTTCTGCTGCATAGTACGTGCTAGCGTGATGATATCGTGTGATGTCGCTGTGCCACGATTGATGATCATGTTGGCATGTTGGTACGAAATGATTGCATCACCAGCGGTAAGCTCCCCTTTCATGCCAAGTTTGTCTAAATAGTAGGCAATGAAGATCATCTTGCGGCCGTTAATCTCAAGCGTGACTTCATCGGGTGTAAAATTTCTAAAGAAACTACCGCATGTATGTGTCTTTGGGTATCGGCGTTCTCTGTGTCGTATGATCTCATGTCGTCGACCAAGAGCAAAGGCTGCGTCTGTTTGAGACAGTGGTGCAAGTTTGAATGTGGTGCTGACAAGTATGTGTTGCTTGTCAAATAGTTTGGATTGATCGTATCCAAATTGAAACCACTCAGCATCGACTGTGGTAATCTCGCCCGTTTTTACATTCATAACCTGTCCTGAAACAATGAAGTCACTGAGCCCATGCTCAAAGTAGTGCACGTTAATGTAGGTTGAACCTCCGACAGTACCTGGAATGCCGCTAAAGACTTCAAGGCCACCAAGCTGGTGTTCAAGGCTAGTTATGATGAGCGCATTTAGTGTGGTGCCTGCTTCAGCAGTTACAAGATCATCAGTAATGGTGATGTTGGTCATGTGTGGTTTGATAACAAGGCCATCACAACCTTCATCACTAATAAGTATATTTGCACCTGATCCGAGGATGAAAATAGGAAGTGAATTATCGTGTGCAAAGGTGCGTGCATACTGGAGTTCATCAACGGTTGTTGGTTCACTAAAATAAGCTGCAGGTCCGCCTGTTCGGAAGAATGTTTTGTCGTGAAGCGGTATGTTGGTGCGTAGCGATTGTGGTAGCGGTGTAGGGTGATTGATTTGTAATTTCATCACAGTTCGATCGTTTATGACGGACAATATTTGTCACAGTATACGATCTTTTGGGATGTCATAAAAGTAAGAAAAAAGAAGCTATGAATCACCGATACTTTTGTAATGGCAGTTACTTGAAAATGTTACTCTAACATGTCCAGCTGGATACGGCGTAATTCTTGCTGTTGTCTGCGTTGTCTTTCAAGTTCAGTTATGCGATCTGCAATTTCAAGAGAGGCCGCAAGGTAGTGAGCCTTAGGAGCTAGAGCTTCAGGCGACTCTCTTTGCTCATACGGTTCATGAAGAGCAATCCTCGCGACGAAACCATCTAAAACTCCATTAGGAATTCCCGCAAAAAGTCGATCTGCGATTTTTATAAGTAATTCTTGAGCTCTAGATGTAGTTTCTTCATCTCCTTGAGTATGGGCAAGAGTTGTAACAAATTGACGACCTTGTCCTTCAAGTAGAGGTAATGCTCCTCGATCGCGAGATTTTACACAATGCTCCCATATTCTAAGCCATGTTTGTGCTTCAACAAAGAGAGAGGCTTGAGTTTCAAAGTTCATTACTGGCTCTGATAGTCTAGAGCGAGTCGCAGCCTCTCGTGCTTGTGATATGAAGAATGCAGAAAGTATTTCTGCTTGTTGTTCAAGTCGTGGTCTTAGTTGTTCGAAATGAGCATCAAATTCGGCATCAGAAGGGGGGGGGCTAAAGGTGAAGGCTTTTGCTTTCAGGACTGCACCCAATGCTGCAATTTGTTGACTTCCAACTGTGCGGAGCTCAGTTTCAGTTTCCGTTAAGCGACGCGAGATTTCTTGTTCAGAAGTGTACAGTTGCAAAAGACGTCTTATGTGTGCCTCTGCATAAGGTTCCGAACCGATACGACTTTCAAGTTTATTCATTCGGCGTCGATAACTAAACATCGCTAAAGTGCCAGTGGGACGGTCTGCAAGAAGACGTAATGCTGTTTTTGTATACACCTTGCCCACTGCATCCATGTGTGAGTATGGTCTTTCCTTGGTGGCATCACATACTGCACACATGCACGCATCCCATTCTGGATCGTGTTGAGCTTGTTCGTGCAGATTAGATGCAAGTATTGCAAAGCGTGCTTTCATGCTAGAAACAGCTTGAATCACTCGAAGCAAATAGGAGCGTGCGTTGTTGTGGTCTCCTGCTTCTATCCGTTGCTCATACGTTTCGTTAACTCTTATGAAAAACTGTTCCATCTGACTTCTGAAGTAGTCTTGATCGACAAAGCGTGATTGCCCTGAAATTTGATCGCGTAGATTGTCATGCAGCAAGATTGCTACACGTTCGGCAAAATCTTCTAGTGGTATAGTTTGGTGAGCTAAAGCATTCAGAGCAGCTTCAAACCTTTCTTTTGGAAATGGCCGCTGCTCCATTGCTTTGAGGGAGCATCCGAAGTGTAAAACTAATAGGGGAATAAGAAGAGCTGCATTTTTAGGCATGACCCACTTTCTTCTGTGTTGCGCTTTCAATTATTGCATTCGACGAGACGAGTATACTATACATTCAACTAGGAAAAAAGTGCTTGTATCGAGGAGAATAGCGTGAAATATAGCGGGAGTTTTGTTTGTGGTGTGTTGTTTGCAACCTCATTCGGCATGATGTACGGAATTACGTTTATGGAGAGGGCTCATCCTGATAATACTATTGAACTCCCAGCAGAAATAGTTGCAGCGTCACCCTATTTAAGTCAGCAACCAGATGCAAGGATAGAGGTTTCCACCGACCTATTTACTCTTTTCAGGGATTATACAGAAAATAGGACAGAAAGCGCTCAAGCGTATTTAAGTGCCAATTTTCAGAGATTTAAAGAGAACGCTGAGGTCCTTTTGAATGAAGCCATTCAATTGGGATATGAGCCTATTACGAGAATAATTGCGTTGGGTGATGCTTATAAAGATCGAGTATTCAGGAGAGTTGAAGGTTGGACCAGAACATATGCTCCAGATGCAGTTCAGTCTGAAGTAGTATCAATTCCATGGGCCACACGGGCGGAATTTTTTGATGCATATCAGGAATATGCTACAACGCATATGAGATTATCTCCAAAGGATCTTAAAACACTTATCAAGGTCAATGTGGTTGCCATTGATCCGCTAGGGCAGACTGGTACTCCCGTAGAGATGACGTACGAGCAGGTTGAATATTCAGCTCTCTGGGTAAGGGGTATTGCGGCCGATAGAAGAATTTACGTTTCCAGTCCCGAGGGTCAGCTTGATGGTACAACTGCATCAATTGGGAATGTTGTTGATTTCTTGAGAAAGGTTCCCAATTTTAGGTCTCAAGGAAAAATAAGTGGTAGTTGGACGCAAGTGAGAGGATTCAGTTTCATTTTGTCGCAACTGTATATCCCTACAGATGTGCAGCGCCTGCTCATAGAGAGCCCTGGATTTATTGAATCAATTTCAGATGTTGGTACTATTTCGCGCTTTTTTCGCAACCTAAACCTAGTGACTCCGCTTGATCAACGACCAGTAGCTTCGACATTCCTCGATGATATGAAACAGCGCCAGTTAGATGTTGCTCATAACCAAGCGTATCTACGCTTGATTGACAGATATATGCGATTGGCAGAGCAGGTTGAAGGAGGTTTGAATGGCGAGGATCGATGGGTGATAGAGCTTCTAAAGTCATTTGAGCCGGATGTAAGAGAGGCACTAATTACGAACTATGAAGGAACATTTAGCAAGAAATTATATCTTGAACAGCCAAATGTTCGTCTCATTAGTTCGAATAATGAATACATTCTCATGGATGACCAAGTT comes from the Candidatus Babeliales bacterium genome and includes:
- a CDS encoding tRNA-guanosine(34) transglycosylase; translated protein: MSQQFKFEIIHQSRKSRARVGRIYTPHGVIETPSFVAVGTNATLKALDSKTVEDIGLQLMFCNTYHLMLQPGTKVIKQAGGLHSFMNRNMPLITDSGGFQVFSLAYGTVKDELKSKGKKKHDGSVLKITDDGVLFRSYRDGTRVLLTPESSVRAQKDLGADIIIPLDELPPYHIDPKKLESSVERTHRWEKRSLDEHMKNPNNQAMYAVVHGGIDQNLRKKSIDYLKTLPFDGYAIGGSIGKNREEMVELLTFLMPHMPQNKPNHLLGIGDLESIHPIVKLGIDTFDSSHPTRCARHGLLFTKRGNIKILNTTNKTAFEPVDPACACHTCTHYTRAYLHHLFKAKEMTGYILATIHNLHFMVTLMSEYRQNILNDEI
- a CDS encoding queuosine precursor transporter, encoding MNELIFLLHITMISATLIVANRIGLQALIGLMCIFAVLMNLFVTKQITLFGLTVTPTDAFVVGITLGINLIQEFYDRATAQRTIWVTFFTSLVTMLLSMIHLAYTPASVDTQHPHFTAILGVMPRIVIASLVTYLIVLYLDTRLYAILKYKLPFASLVTRNYLSISATQLVDTILFSILGLYGVVHSLAHIMIVSYAIKLSVIAIATPFVGLTKYFQPR
- a CDS encoding RNA methyltransferase, whose protein sequence is MNEITSVHNENIKTVTRLTSVKERYNQNLFLAEGTRTIKTILTAGTELHTLYSTHAMLIHAQKMTGDSKIILVSDHVMEKISSATTPSGLLATFVIPPHPKPDVLSSGLILANISDPGNMGTLIRTSVALNRSSIVLIGGVDPYNPKVVQASAGTITSLRIFRWSWHDVLTHKGSLQLAATVISGGAEPKVINADEALLVIGSEAHGLTSEIKESSDVHITLPMPGPAESLNAAIAGSIIAYLIWSH
- the murB gene encoding UDP-N-acetylmuramate dehydrogenase: MMKLQINHPTPLPQSLRTNIPLHDKTFFRTGGPAAYFSEPTTVDELQYARTFAHDNSLPIFILGSGANILISDEGCDGLVIKPHMTNITITDDLVTAEAGTTLNALIITSLEHQLGGLEVFSGIPGTVGGSTYINVHYFEHGLSDFIVSGQVMNVKTGEITTVDAEWFQFGYDQSKLFDKQHILVSTTFKLAPLSQTDAAFALGRRHEIIRHRERRYPKTHTCGSFFRNFTPDEVTLEINGRKMIFIAYYLDKLGMKGELTAGDAIISYQHANMIINRGTATSHDIITLARTMQQKVFDAYGIIPQPECQLVGFSKYPLL